The Asticcacaulis sp. EMRT-3 region CCTGATACCCTGTCCGTCCATTCCGCAGAGCCTTTGCTGCACATCCGCGATGCCTCGGTGGTGCGCGGCACCCGCGCCCTGATCGACCATTTAAACCTCGATCTGATGCCGGGCCAGCACACGGCGATTCTGGGCCCCAACGGTTCGGGCAAGTCCACCCTCGTCAAGCTGATCACGCGCCAGCTCTATCCGCTGGCGGGGGGTGAGGTGCGCATCTTCGGTCAGGATCGCTGGAACGTGGCCGAGCTGCGCAGCCTGATGGGCATTGTGTCGTCGGCCATGCAGCTCGATTTCGACGCCCATCCGCCGCTGGAGGCTTTCGACTGCGTGGTGTCGGGCTTTTTCGCAGCGCGCGGCCTGTGGAAGAACCATAAGGTGACCGACGAGATGCGGGTGCGCGCCACGGAAGCCCTGCACAGCGCAGGGGCCGCCCACCTGACGGGCCGTGATATGTCGAGCCTGTCCACCGGCGAAGCGCGCCGTGTGCTGATCGCGCGCGCTCTGGTGCATCGTCCCCGCGCCCTGTTGCTCGATGAACCGTGCGCCGGTCTGGATCCGGCGGCGCGGCGCAGCTTTCTTGAATCGCTGCGCGGTGTGGCGGCCACCACCACCCTGGTGCTGGTCACCCACCATATCGAGGAAATCCTGCCTGAGATCGGCCATATCGTCATGCTGAAAGACGGTCGGGTGTTCCGCGAAGGCGACAAGGCCGATCTGCTGACCAGCGATGCCTTAAGCGCCCTGTTCGGTATGCCGGTGGCCACCCGGCAGCGCGGCCTGTGGTATCACGCCACGGTCGATTGAATCTTCGCCCCCGGCGTCATGCTCATCGGCACGACACGCGGCCTTTCGGGCACGACCGGGGCTTTCAGCAAGGACACAA contains the following coding sequences:
- a CDS encoding ATP-binding cassette domain-containing protein, with the protein product MTPPDTLSVHSAEPLLHIRDASVVRGTRALIDHLNLDLMPGQHTAILGPNGSGKSTLVKLITRQLYPLAGGEVRIFGQDRWNVAELRSLMGIVSSAMQLDFDAHPPLEAFDCVVSGFFAARGLWKNHKVTDEMRVRATEALHSAGAAHLTGRDMSSLSTGEARRVLIARALVHRPRALLLDEPCAGLDPAARRSFLESLRGVAATTTLVLVTHHIEEILPEIGHIVMLKDGRVFREGDKADLLTSDALSALFGMPVATRQRGLWYHATVD